The DNA window AAAACAGGTATCTTTTTTTACTAtaaaagagaagaaagaaaaatcTTTCAGTTGCCAACTGCAGGTCCTTGAGCCCTTAATCAGGTCCGACCCTTATCTTTTTCAAACATATTTGGTTTCTTTACTCTTTTTTTCCACAAAACTCTATCATAAGAAACCTTTCTAACCATTACACTTGACAAATAGAAGAAAATAACCAGTTCTGCAGAAGTCTTCATTCTTTCAAATTTCACATCAACAACTGGCTGCAAAAAACTCTTGTAGAATAATGTACATGCTTTGCACTGAATCACAATGAAGGACAGTTTCATCCACATGGTCCAGTTTTGTATGGTTCTAGGACAAAGCGACTTGAAGATTGGTGGAAGAATAACTTATACATCAAGCTGCATATCTAACAACCAGAGTACCGTCAGTTTCATCAATGTCAACTAAAATACGCTTTGGTTCATAAACGAGGAAAGTTTCATGAAGGTCGTGAAATCAGAGATACTGATAACCAAAAATGCCACTAAAAATTGATTGTGCTACAGTTCACATGATATGGTAGCCAAGAGACCGGAGGCATTTAGCAAGTGATCATGCCAGGCCATTGATGATGCCAAGAAAACAGTTGTTGACACTTTTTAAGGCATCTGAGAAGATTCTTACAGGATACCAGGGGAGGGAACCACTAAGTGTGATATAACAAAGAACCAGTAAGCGAGAGAGCTGATAAAAACGAGGCATGAATCCAGAAAAATAAAATGCAAGTACGGAGATACCGAGTCAAGATGCAATGGACCAGATTATGATTAGAATAGAACACCAATAGAACCAGCAGATCAAAATCTGAACACAATATGTCAGGCTTTAAGCACCAAAATTGATGATACCGTGCTCCGATTAGCCGTCACTAAGATTTCAACAATCACAAAACCATGTTTCACAAAAGCAACACTAAGCATTCAAATCTAAATGCACAGCAAATAAATTCTCAATATGCAAGGGATGCCACGATCAAAGAACTTCTAGCACGTACCATTAAGTTTCGAGACTCCGAGAATACACTAAATGTAATGAATGGATGAAGCAAAACAACAAGGATCATCAATATCATGAAGAAAAAATGCTTAAAGCATACCTAATAGCAAAATAAATATACCATCAAGCATCCATCATCAAAGTGTCCCCTTCCTCATCCTGCATAACATCAAAAACTGAACCATTTCTTATCCCAACATTCAAACTCAAAATCAGTCTATCAGAGTTTGCTGCAGCACTTGCACCAAATCTCCGTATCCCCGTAGCCCTGCTCTGCAATCGTTCCCCTCGAGGAGCCAAATCCAGAGGAAAAACAGCGTCACGCTCTTCTACCAATTGGGTTGGGTGCTCTTCCTGGTGGGGTTCAATAGGTAATTTGAACCGGCACAACGGGCAAGTATAATGACGCTTAAGCCACTCTGCTATGCAATCCTTGTGAAAGTAATGCTCGCAAGGTAATTCATTAACTGGTGTATCGGTGTTCGGATTGATCTCGAAATCTTCCAAACAAATTGAGCAAGATTGAAGGGACGCAGTTGTATTTGGGAGGAATACTTTCATCGGAAGGGAATTGACGAAGGATCTCAAAGCCGGTGTAGATGTGTAAAAATTCGAGGAGGTAAAGGAGAGCAGCGAACTATCggaatcataatcataatcggAGTCTGAGTCATCAGAGGTGTAGTAAGGTGAGACGTTTGAGCCAGGCGTGTGATTCGAATTCATCGGAGGACGCAGTGGAGGAGGTGTAGGTGGCGGGGGTGGTGCAATCGGCGGCGATGGAGAGATCGTGTGGTGTGGGAGGAGGTGGCGGTGATGGCACCGAGGGCAGCGGAAGGATGACGGAGAAAGAGAGTTTGTCGCACCAGCGGGGGATATGTGGAATGAGTGGCTGCAGTTGTAGCACCTGTACGAGCGGCGATTAGTCCCGGCGGAGGCGGTGGTGGAGAAAGGGTGGTGATGGGTGGCGGGCTCCGTCGATGTTGACATGGTGGTGTAAGAGGGACAAATATGTTGTGTTTTGGTCTTTTTTCCTATCTTTTCATGCTGCAGGGACACACATAAATGTCAACAAtccaattattaaattaaattcaattaaattaagtaaatatatatgtgtgtgtataatatgggttttaaattaaatattacaaaaatgtaaaaaattatcaaaatatgataaaatatgaGTATGATTGACCTGTATCATAGATTaggattcgtgagacggtctcacatgaaatcCACTCTAAAATTTGAtagatattttttcaaaaatattttctcaagtctaaataattttatcatttttaaaatagtttttaataaattcaacaatcttgaaaaacaaaaatatgtATTTAGTTGAATTCAACGATTATggtaatgtttaaaaataattttttaactgGATTACATATcgattaaataatttataataattaatatactaaattaataatatgAACCAAATTAAATTTACCTAATGAAACAAATAAAATAGTCACTTTCAAAGAACATATAGCCCCTCTCCTGTCAATCTGGAAGTCGATCGATTTTGGATCCTATTCTAATCTACAAACTTCTACAccaattataaaaattaactatataacaatgtttaaaattattatatattgttaaaaaataagatattgagtgttgaaaataagaatagtaaatattgaaaattagtttgTGATTATGTATATattgatgtatttatttttggattatttcaaACAAATTCTATAAATATGTCTCtgaatttgtgaagaaaaacacAAGTGAGTggagaaaattttataaaagtgtctagtttaatatattttgtgagtttcTGATTTTCACTTTTTatcgtaaatttttacttttaacacacacatatatatatatatatatatatatatatattaatttttttgatgtTAAATATCTTTAGAAAAAAGAGagattattaaaattttaaactttaaaaatattttttataatacttTTTAACCATTGAAATGTTTGAAATCATATTAAAAGATTATAACACTTAAAATAAATCTTATAAACACTTTCTAAatctttttaatattaataatatagtatataagtatatataatataaattattatgTTTATTATCATTAAttgataatatttatttttatcatttgGGTTCAATGGCCTAATTAAATTGGCCCATTAAGTTCATTAATTATTCATATTTATCATTTGGGTTCAAACCCAAATATCTCCCCAAAAATCTTATATGTCAGGTATGTTATATTTTTGTACTTAAGACGTCTGTCTTTCAGATAATAGAGTCGAGTTGTTTTCTGGCTTAAAACGTTAGAGTATTTACGATGACAACTCCGTACTCATTCAACATTTGTTTGTTACGTAGATgacaattataaaaaattttatgacaaaaatttgtgtgagagggtctcacgggtcgtatttgtgagacggatctcttatttgggtcatccataaaaaaatattactttttatgctaagagtattactttttattttgaatatgggtagggttgatccgtctcacatattaagatccgtgagacgatctcacatgagacccactcaaattTTATTTACGGACTACTTAGACTCATTTATAAACTAGTAAGATCTCACTATTCTAATCTTCATAATTTGGGTAATTACATTTTTTTACATCAATATCAAATTTGTCGTGTTAATCTATATTATGTATATTTACTACGTATCTATACTTTATTATTGAATTTAAAGTTCATATACTAATAAATTTTGGTGTCATGGTCCATCATTTTATTCAATACAAATTTTAttcttatttgatttaattttgttattttaaagaAATCAATTATCGTAAATTTATCAACAAACACAATAATAAAAAAACCAAAATCCTATATAAAAGAAACAAtctatacattttttttattttaaacaaaaaatttaaatttttacacCTTTTTTCCCCGATGCTTGCATCAAGTATATTTTATtagtatttattttttataatatttataacAAATTCTCCATGGCATGACAAGAGACCGTTATTCTACATCTCCTATTATCAAATTCAAATAAGTGAATAACCGTTCACTCTCTCCATCCTCCCACGCCCAGCAAGTTCCGAAAACTCGCCGCCGCCATCTCGCCTCGCCACTGTGAGTCGGAAATTTTACTTTCTCCCTGCTTCTCGTATTTGATTCTAGTCTATCTTTTTTCTACTTTTTTGGGTTTCTCAATTCACTTGCTGTGACGGCTTTCACCCAAGtttaaaccctaaaccctacaGTTTCTGCCGAAGCCTCAATGGACTATTTTTGAATGAGATCGAGAAGGTTTCTTTGAGGTTTCTTTGTCAAAATTGTTTCAGTACATTCTTATTTTCTCGGTTCTCTTTCCGCATTTTCTTCAATGGCATTGGCTAAAGATTTAAACCTCCAGAGTCCAGCCCCTAAATTGTGTGTGGAGATTTTCAAGTTTATCACGATATTTTAGTGATTTGGCGTAaattcagaatttgattaattttttcCCATATTTTTTAGCGGGTAATTATCCCTTTTAGAGTGTGTTAATTCGAAATGTGATTGAAAATAGTGTTTTCTTCTATTCGTTCTTGATATTTGATCTCGTTCCTTGTAACTTTTAGGGTCTCTGGTCTGTGTAGATAGAGATGAAAGAAACTTTTGTTTTATCAACGATGGGGTTTTATGGTAATTTGTGCCATAATTAGTAGGACACTAGTCATTCTTTGTACATGGTTAAAGGATTCATCTGGATGATTCTTCCCTCAGTTTGTGGGATTGCTTCTTGTGTTGTTCACTGTCAAGATGGTATGCGAATCCATTGATCTATTAGAATATTTGTTAAACACTCTATCTACTTGATCCTAAATATAGTTATTAAAAGCCTACAAGGTATGTGCCTAGGCTAAAGGCAGAACAAGGCTTAACCTTTGGGCCAAGAAACATGACAAAGGTGCTGCACCTTGGGCATAAAGCACACATTATACTGTACCTTAAATCCCAATGCACAATAATTGTGTATTCTGAGTGAAATTTAatgtaaatttatattttcttgAGATAAAATGTATCTGGTTATTTTTGTTAAGCAGCTTATAAAACTTAATTCAAAAGCTATGTAAGTCAAATGCTATGATTGCGACGCTTTTGTAATGAAAATGCTAATTGTTTGTTGTTATGTTAAGAGGGACACTCTTTTGCTTGATGTGCCATTATGACACCTTTTGTTTTCCCTTTGACATGAACACCATTTCTAACTTTTGCAGAGAATAATCATCTGCTATTAAGTCAGTGGTCAAGGCCATGCCTGCAATGAAAAAGGTCTGATAAGAGATCTTGCATTTGTTCTTCTCTCTTTACTGTGCCTTAAATCCCAAAGCATGTTAATAATTGTGTATTCTGAGTGAAATTTAatgtaaatttatattttcttgGGATAAAATGTATCTGGGATTCtggtttatttttattaaggaGCTTATAAAACGTAATTCAAATGCTATGATTACGACGCTTTTGTAATGAAAAATGCTGATTGTTTCTTGTTAAAAATGTTAGGGACACACTTTTGCTTGATGTGCgattatgatattttttgttttccCTATGACATGGACGTCATTTCTAACTTTTGCAGTGAATAATCATATGCTATTAAGTCAGTGGTCAAGGCCATGTCTGCAATGAAAAAGGTCTGATTAGGGgtgggaaaaaataccgaaataccgaaataccgaaaaaccgtgccgaaaaaaataccgaacttaccgaaaaaatcggtataccgaaaatttcggtacggtatcatACCGTACTGAACttttcggtatcggtatcggtatgaaataattttttttcggtatttcggtatataccgaaataccgaaaataattttttattattattatttttttagatttaAGTTCGGTATACCAAAAAAATGTCGGTATACCGGAGAGTGGAGCAGCCTTGCCCCATGACCAGCAGGAAATGAGTTCATCTGTGATCCCGGGAGGTTGGAGCCCGGGCATTCTGATACAAGCGTTATGTTTGAGCTCATAGGTGTGGGGCACCATACTTGGTCATCATTAGAAGATCTTTTGGCGCAAGTAAGAGTGATGTGACTCGATCGGAGTAAGCATGGATTGTCACATTTAATAATGTTAGTGAGCAGGGCATGGGTAGCCGTCCACCATGAGTAGCAGTTGGACACTGAAAACAAAATATTCGTTGACTTtcctcctataaatatcaggtttgctTGATATTAATGCATTCAGATATATGTTTTCTTGCTAAGAAATATTCACTCTCTTGGAAAGGCACCTGGCTGACTTGAGCGTCAAAGTGGCTATGCCGGAAAACTCTTCGACACCCACTAACGATCTCTATTATTTTTAAGTGCTCATATATTTCAAAAGTTAGGGAGAATCCCTTCCTGAAAGAAAATAATCCGACCCGGTGAAATTGCCCACCTATCTCACAACCAATTCGTCTGGTTGCATCATTGGCGGCGTATGTAGGAAATCAGATCTAAGACGAAGATATGGTTTCCATTCGAAACTGTGCCCGGAGAGACACTTCTAGAAGTGAATCCTCAGACTCAGAGGTTTCCAAATGAAATCCACCCAGGAAAATTTTATGATCAATCCATAACAATTAACTCAATGGATAGCAACGACTGTTCAGAAGGCCATGGCAGAAAAGATACCTCCTAGCAGTAGTCGGGTACCTCGTGAGAAAGTGGCCTGAGAAGAGTCTCCTTCTCGGGACGGAGCGAAggatgaaaaaaaataaagttctTAGGAAGGCTCCAAGGCTATTACTGTGGTTGAAGAACTAGAAGACTTAAGGCAAAATGTGAAGAAGTTGGAAGGACAGACCATGTCTCCTCGGACTTCCCAATTTCAACCAAGAGGGTGTCCTTTCTCCACTCCTATAGTCAATGAGCCCTTGGCATCAGCAAACATCAGAGAATATGACGAGAATTCGGACACTGAAGAGCACTTAACTCGTTTTGAAACCATGGCCATCTTACATTGTTATGGCGATGAAATAAAGTGTGAAACTTTCTTAACTACGTTGGTCGATTCAGCTCAACGGTGGTTCGAGAAGCTAGATCCTCGGTGTATACAAACTTTCGAAGACTTCAAAAGTGTCTTTTTACATCATTTCAGTAGTAGCAAAAAGTACAAGAAGACATCTTTTAGCCTGTTTGAGATCAAGCAAAGCATAGAAGAATCATTGAGAGCTTACATCCTTAAGTTCAATAAAGCAGCGTCGGAGGTACCTTCATGTGCCTTGGAAACAAAGACCACGACGTTCACCCAGGAGCTTCAGGAGGGGACATCTTCCGGTCCTTGGTAAAAAAACTACCAAGATATTTCGAAGATTTACTGTCTTGGGCAGAGAAATACATCAATATGGAGGAAGCTCAGAAACAGAAGAGAGATGTTGTTAGGAAAGAAAAAAGTAATCAGCTAAGGAGAGTAGAGGAACGGGTCCTGAGGGAGAATCCTCTGGGGCGTTTATCTAGTTTTGTCCTCTTGAAGAAATCAAAGGATCAAGCTGTGAACCTTTGTGAGAATAGGGAACTAGCTCCAACCGTCCTTCTCCAAGCCAGAGGCCAGCTCTGAAGTTTTGTAAACTTCATCGAAAGTGTTATCATGATATAAGCGTGTGAGGCCCGAGGCCGAAGAGgtcggggggtgatcgccggtaccatgaggtggcacggacaatgagcggctcctggtaggcttctaggtggagggaacatgaatgaaccgttcttacaccggaaggagagggattccgagactgttcaatgtaatggacttgtacagttgaagagagcttaaaagatttgattggtactactcatatcacgaaggtgcatcttcttttcggtagctcatcacataagaactccaaagttaagcgtgcttgacttggggcaattttgggatgggtgacctcctgggaagtttcctagggtgagtgtgagtgaggacataagcacgctggaaagactcgtcttggtaaagtgaggacagtcgtcaaatctagggcgttacaagtggtatcagagccgacctctccgggtacggtgtggttcggggacgaaccaagcggaagctggtggacATGTGAGGCCCGAggtcgaagagggcggggggtgatcgccggtgccatgaggtggcacggacaatgagcggctcatggcatgcttctaggtggagggaacatgaatgaaccgttcttacaccggaaggagagagattccgagactgttcaatgtaatggactgtacagttgaagagggtttaaaagatttgattggtactactcatatcacgaaggtgcatcttcttttcggtagctcatcacagaagaactccaaagttaagcgtgcttgacttggggcaattttggtatgggtgacctcctgggaagtttcctagggtgcgtgtgagtgaggacataagcacactggaaagactcgtcttggtacagtgaggacagtcgtcaaatctagGGCGTTACAAAGCGAGTGCAAATAGTTGATGAAAAATAGCCCCCAGACAGATACTATTGAGGATGATCCAACATAGAAGAGAGCAAGAAGACTCCAATGGATCCCCAAAAATCCGGGGCCAACACCATCTGCCAGAGCTTCAAATGTTGAACTTATGCCGGGAAATTCACTCCAGATCCACCGCATCAAAAAGAGCCCGGGAAGGGAAAACCCCCCTCCTTGGAAATAATGAAAATGATCTCTGGAAGGTCTACTGATGGAGATTCCAACCGGATCCAGAAAGCTTGGAGTCAGCGGAAAGTTTTGAATGTGAATAGTGAGGAGAAGAAAACCAAACTATCAATTTCGGGCCCCAAGATTTATAAAGAGTCATCCTACCTCACAATGACGCCTTGGTCATCTGAGCCAAGATTTCCAATTATGAGATAAAGCTAGTGTTTGTGGACTCGGACAGTTCCGTCAATGTGGACCAAATGGATTTGAAAGATTATCAACTCGAGCCTGTGGAGACTGCTCTATTTGGATTTGTAGGACATACAGTCCATCCCCGAGAGAGATTGTGCTCCCCTGGACCATAGGGTCAGGAGATTTGAGGAAATCAGTAATGACCTCCTTCAAGGTGTTCAGCACACCCTCCTCATACAACATCATATTGGGAAGGCCGCCATGAATGCTTTTAATGCTGTTGCCTTGATTTACCATAAAAAATTCAAGTTTCCTATAAAAAGAAAAGTGGGAGAAGTCCGGAGAGAACAAATCTCTTCAAGAAGATGTTTCGCTGAAATTGTTAAAGTAGAGAAGAAGAGGGCGAGAAGGGGTGAGAATGGAGACATGGTAGGAAGTGGAGGAGAAGTGCTTTCCGTAGAAGTGAAGACTACAAGAAAAATTTACCTTACTCTCGGAAATCCCCGGGAAAGCACCAAAATTGCCTGGGATCTAGAGTCATCCACCCGAGCTCAATTAATAATTTGTCTGCGGAAAAATGTGGATATATATTCTCCTGGTCCCCCACCGAGTTAACTGGGATCTCGGCCCGGGTGGTGGAACACAAATTAAACACATGTCAAAAATCCCGGCCAGTGAAGCAGAAGAAGACACTTTGGACTAGAAAAGGTGTGAGGTCTAAGAAATTCGAGCTACGTAACCtgactgcatgcaatctagggttttactaaaatatgtgtttttaattattttattgcatgattattgcatggatatgtgGTTTAGGTCatggtttatttaaattttcatgcattagggctttaagttgtatttcgcgctcgaacgaggaatgaAGACCAGTGATATTtaggaaaatatatttttattaaataattatttatttttaattatttaatatatggtgtaattaagtgtgattttaaaaaatgggTCTTGGTTGGATATTTTTACTCGTCGGGTCATATTTTTaaccggtacgcaaattttagcgAGTCAGAGGATTTTTTGAGAGTTCGGGCAATATAttcaaaaacgtacctaaacgaaatatttttcgggagtgttatCGGGCTTGATgagtttattttatttctaaatgggcctaaaatcattttaacccctttaatttttattaaaggCCTGTTAGTGCATAATTATGCAACTTAAACACTACATTttaaaaaccctaaacctaccTACACTCCCTCACTTCTCATGGCTGCTCCTCCCCTCAGCAGCAGTAACAGCagatttttgaatttattaatcaGCTCCTCCTACGAGATTCTCTCAAAGCTTTCAAATAAACCCCTCATTGTCTCTCCGGTGCACGTTCTATGCAAAGGTTTCGAGCGTATATTCGCAAAGTCACGCCATAAATCCCTTTTCTCGTCATTCACACTATTTTATgctggtgtgtgtgtgtgtttgcatgAGGAATGCATAAATATTTTATGTCGAATTGTTTTTGCATCGTTTTGTCATGAAATATTCTTGCATGTAACTCACGATTTTTGTTGCTATTTGTGTAAGGGGCTGCCGAATCGTGGTGTTAGGGAACTGCTTATGTCGAGAGTGAAGGTGACAAGGTGCTGAAGTCAAGACTTGATCGGTTCGGGTGAGGGACGATCGGGTTGGATTCGAGAGCCTAGGCTTTCCGTGGCTAGATTGGGAGATATGGTTGGTTTGTGCATGGCCTGACTCCAACAGTGGACTAGACCCTAATGTGTCTGTGAAAGGGCTCGGAAGGGGCCGTGAACAGCTGGTCGTGAGGGTAGAGGTGTCGGGAAGGGAACAAGGCTAGGTGTGGCACTCCTTGGCAAGATCGAGCCTTGTTCGAGCTTGGTGCTGTACGCATGGTTAGGGCTGGTCTAGTAGGGTGTCCACGGTTTGATCTTGGTCCTAGATGACGTTGGTTCAaggttggttcgggttggttagGTTTAGGATCGATAATTTGAAGGTTTAGTGCTCTAGGGTTTTCCGTGCTTGTGCGCTGAAAAAGTTTCCAGCAGCTGGTCGGTCTTTCCCGAGGGTCCTAGTCGATCTGAAATGCGTGGTTTAAGTGATGGTCATGTAGGTTCGAGTCATGGTTTAAGTTGGGAAAAATTGGTTGAGTTTCGGGCtaattcgggttaaaatcgggaccaccgtccaagttttaaaacaagtCGTATGAGTTATGaaacgggctc is part of the Primulina eburnea isolate SZY01 chromosome 1, ASM2296580v1, whole genome shotgun sequence genome and encodes:
- the LOC140830699 gene encoding uncharacterized protein, yielding MSTSTEPATHHHPFSTTASAGTNRRSYRCYNCSHSFHISPAGATNSLSPSSFRCPRCHHRHLLPHHTISPSPPIAPPPPPTPPPLRPPMNSNHTPGSNVSPYYTSDDSDSDYDYDSDSSLLSFTSSNFYTSTPALRSFVNSLPMKVFLPNTTASLQSCSICLEDFEINPNTDTPVNELPCEHYFHKDCIAEWLKRHYTCPLCRFKLPIEPHQEEHPTQLVEERDAVFPLDLAPRGERLQSRATGIRRFGASAAANSDRLILSLNVGIRNGSVFDVMQDEEGDTLMMDA